The Aedes albopictus strain Foshan chromosome 2, AalbF5, whole genome shotgun sequence region CAACTGAGAAAACTACTACATCAGTGAAACAGAGGACATGAATGACTAAGTAtgacgctgagagaagttaaagATGCCATCTACCAGCTCAAATACAACCAAGCAGAAGGTGCGTCGTCCTCAACCAGAGGCTTTACCGACTAAACAAACACTTTCTTAGAACAGTTTCTCAGTATTATCTTACCTGGTAGTGAAATCATAGCCCACGCTGGCCAACACCGACAGATTATGCGGTGAAAATTGTACTTTCCTTACGGCAAACTCGTTACCCTTCAGTTCGGCAATAGGGATGCCGAAGTTGCGCAGATCCCATATCCGAATGAGACCATCCGAAGCACCGGTCGCCAGAACGTTAGAGTCGTGCTTGCACCAATCCACGGTTAGGACCTGTAACGAACAATTCCAGTTGGTAACAAACTTCAATGTGTTCCTTATTTTTTAGCTCGTTTACCTCCCCCTCATGAGCCTTGATGCTAGCGATCGGCAAATCATAGCACAAAATGTCCCAGATCTTCAGCATCCCGTCGCCGCTGACGCTGGCAAATGTGTTCGGGATATGCGACGCAAACACTGCATTGTAGACTAGCTGCGTGTGCCCAATGTAGGTACTGAGCGAATGGTTCCTGATAGGATCCCAAATCTTCACCGTGCTGTCCCAGCTGGCACTGATGAACAACTGTTCGTATGGCACCTTGCTCCAGTCAACGCTGTAGATTTCCTTCTTATGCTCTCGGTAGACCATTTGCGGTGGCCCGTTGTTGGCACTCAAGCTGGTGTTCCACAGCTGGACGCTTCCGTCGCCGGAACCGGATACCACAATCTCCTGGTTCGATTCGGACCATGTCTAAAAGAGAAAATGCAGGAATTTTACGTTCAGCGTTGTCAGAAATTCACCATGCCAGACATTTTCTATATACCTAGAAGACTTGTTCAACGTGAATTATAAGCCTTCAGTTTATACAGAAACTTGTTCTTGGTCTATGGATGAGTAATTTTCTTGCATCTCGAAATTATTATAATAGAATGAATCAACTAGAAATACGCCAAACAtaattttgtttacataaaaaaaagaAGTCGCTTGAAGAAAATaaaatggaatgagctcaccaataaTGTATTACCTATCATAGGATAGACACATATTGACCTTAGCACATTACACAGTTATTACTGTTCAGCACTTTAAAATCCATCTACCAAAACCTACCACATCAAACAGCCCGTCCGTCCAGTGGTGGGTGCGCTTCTCGACGATCGAGTTGCCGTCCGGACCGAGCTCCAGAAAGTAGAGGGTTCCACCGCCGGCCAGGCCGTAGAACTGACTAGATGCCACCACGAACTGGTCCGGATTGAAGGGGGAGAAGCGGACACTGTAACCATGGCGGTTAGTGGTGAAAAATGTTGACATCGTAACTGAAAACGAAAGAGAAAGAAATGTTAGTCGAATGTTAGCGATCGAAGTCAGTGAATTATTTTTCGAAATATGTTTTCTGAATAAAGAGTTAGTTGATCAGttaacatttatttattttttacttatATTGTATAATAACGGTAGCTACACAAGATATACATATAAGTGAAGTCCGATAGAACTTAGAACCTAATTCTACATAATCTAAAGAGCTTATGTAGAATTACTCCGTTGATAATCATACGTTTGCTGGATTAAATCGTGTAAATAAACTTAGCAAGAATAATTCGTATTTGCATTGCGAGAAAAAAAAGTGTattcttcagacatttttatcaaatcccacttcaacaaatttgttacattactttttttaagatttgaatatgaatttgaacaataaatttatcaaaaaaaatgctcaaaacaatgtttcttTATTAACGATTGTGTCAAAAAAgctttccattggaaatttctaaaaaattaaaaatatggcTAATTAAAAAAACTAAACAAAGATCTTCGAATGAGTATAATCAGTTTTGTATCTTGTAAGACCGTCCTTTTATGttgatcctttgacagatacgcgtatttcgactaccacttgtagttATCTAAACAGAGATCATTGTGTTTATTGCTCACGGCATCTCACGCGGAAATATTAAAAATTAGGAGCATTGTTTCCAGCAGGAACTCCTAAAACCATCCATGtatacctcaagaaatttcatAGATTTCAAACTTTGCCAGCAATTCTTCAGTACGTTCTATTTTTTGTTTCATCTTCATCTTTGCAACATCTCCAGAATCACATTCAAAATTTTCGCTGAAAAATTGAGCAAATAGTCAAGTTTAAACCTATAACAAATTAGCTagtgtttgtaaaaaaaaattccaaaaaaatgctCCAAGTGTAAAAGAGTCTGCATCTCAattagagaaatcccaaaaagatttcctggagaacttcctggtggaatcacaggaggaaatttggagaaattcctggagtgttactaggattcctccagattttttttctaagaattaaccCAGTAATTCTTGCTAGAAGTccacttgagattccttcaagaattcttgctggggttgctccaggaatgctgctgggattcattcatgaatttctagtgaaatccaCTAAGAAGTCCTGTTGGGATTCATCaggcagttccttcagagaatacaCACATTCATAGTACTTGGAGGACTCCTCTCAGCAAAATTTCCCAACaggcatttgtggaggaattccaagagaacgtttccaaagactcctccaagagttcttcttggCATTTATATGCGGATATTTTTAAGAATTCcgtcaggcatttctctaggataccCGAGCAGGATTGAATAACTGATACACAATTGTGTGTGCAATTATAATTGCAGCATACCAAAGCCAGATATTATaccaagacaatgtattggttggttacccaggtattgaaactAACTTATTTTGGTGTTATTGGTTTggtttgaggactgcttgaggtattcttcaattatggaaaaatcgctatttgtatagaaaaaaaATGCCCATTATTATCGAGGTATtgatatcattattcacgcgttatgcacagaatacacaccagttattcttttaggtattttacttcttatgcagggcttcttaatacctcattcaggttgtgggtattcgattttccatacctgaggtattcttcagctatgttctcctgctcgggtatccactgggattcctgaagaagttttttctgtgattttcACAGGGATTTTCGAAAGATTCCTCCCCAACTTCATCttggaaattcccaaagaatgcTTGCTgggttttctgcaagaattcttcatgtgattcctacagaagttccttttggaatttatccaagaatttttcctgaaattcacccagagattttattttcagagattctttcagagtt contains the following coding sequences:
- the LOC109420874 gene encoding peroxisomal targeting signal 2 receptor, with amino-acid sequence MSTFFTTNRHGYSVRFSPFNPDQFVVASSQFYGLAGGGTLYFLELGPDGNSIVEKRTHHWTDGLFDVTWSESNQEIVVSGSGDGSVQLWNTSLSANNGPPQMVYREHKKEIYSVDWSKVPYEQLFISASWDSTVKIWDPIRNHSLSTYIGHTQLVYNAVFASHIPNTFASVSGDGMLKIWDILCYDLPIASIKAHEGEVLTVDWCKHDSNVLATGASDGLIRIWDLRNFGIPIAELKGNEFAVRKVQFSPHNLSVLASVGYDFTTRIWDFKKTNEAIETIKHHSEFTYGLDWNRRRPNQLADCGWDSLVHVFKPDCLADKI